The Pristiophorus japonicus isolate sPriJap1 unplaced genomic scaffold, sPriJap1.hap1 HAP1_SCAFFOLD_2997, whole genome shotgun sequence genome segment gaggagatttacaaggatgctgcctggaatggagaatctttgttatgaggacagattggataggctgggtcagaggagattgagaggagacctcattgaggtgtacaaaatattgagggtctatttccattggtggagggggctattacgagggggcatagttttaaggtggttggtggaaggttcagaggggatttgaggggggtttttgttaggcagagggttgtggggatctggaactcactgcctggaagggtggtggatgcagaaaccctcaccacttttaaaaggtgcttggatgagcacttaaattgccgtaaactgcagggttacggaccgagagctggtaattgggtagtactgagggagcgtctgtATGtccggcacaagactcccaaagcaagcgctctacttggaactcctacacgacaagtgagccgaaggtgggcagaggaaacgttacaagggaccaccttcaaagcctccctgatataaagtgcaacatccccaccgacacctgggagtccctgggcccaaagaccagtcccgtcccaagtggagggagtgcatccgggagggggcgctgagcacctcgagtctcgtcgccgagagcgtgcagaaaccaagcgcaggcagcggaaggagcgtgcggcaaaccagtcccaccctccccttccctcaacgtctgtctgtcccacctgtgacaggggactgtgggTTCCCCGtactgggactgttcagccacctgagaactcactgttagagtgggagcaagcctccctcgattccgagggactgcgacTGATGATGACGGTTATGTTTCCATCCCCAGAATCAGAATCAGACAGAGAATGGAATGACCATGGACACACACAACTGGAGGCTCTGTTTGGCCTCCCCCAGGGACCTGGTGGTTACAGGGAGCCATCTTGGTGAAGGGCAGGTGGGGATGGCTCACCTGTGGCGCCGCCATCTTAGTATAGGGCCCAGCGGGCAGTGCGCATGTGCGTAAGGCAGCGCCCGGTGTTGCCATATTTGTATAGGGTAGATCGGACAATGGGCAAAAGGTAGCGCCGCCATCTTGGTACAGGCGCCGCCGGCACTGCGCATGGGCACAAGATCCCTGCGGCGGCAGGCGGCTGTCGGTTGCTGGGTAACGGCGCGGCCTGTGGTAAAAGCCAGAGCCTCGGAGCCCGGACACCGGACACGGGCCGGAGCCCGGACACCGGAGCCGGATGCTCGGCCTCCTGCCGCCGCTCTCAGCCCGCGGGGCCCCGGAGCCGGGAGGCGGAACCCGGAGCCCAGAAACTGAGGCCGCGGCCCAGACCCAGCCCCAGGCCCAGGGGGAGCTGCGGGCCCGGACTCAGGCCCAGGCCCAGACCGCGGCTCAGGCCCAGGCCCAGGGGGAGCTGCGGGCCCGGCACCGGCTGTGAGTAaataccccccccgccccccacacacaatgtgtatatatatagaccctaatatatataccccaatatagaccctaatatatatatatataccccaatatagaccccaatatatatatatataccccaatatagaccctaatatatatatataccccaatatatatatatacataccccaatatagaccccaatatatatatatataccccaatatagaccctaatatatatatatataccccaatatagaccctaatatatatatatataccaatatagaccccaatatatatatatataccccaatatagaccctaatatatatatataccccaatatagaccctaatatatatatataccccaatatatatatatacataccccaatatagaccccaatatatatatatataccccaatatagaccctaatatatatatatataccccaatatagaccctaatatatatatatataccccaatatagaccctaatatatatatatataccccaatatagaccctaatatatatatataccccaatatagaccctaatatatatatatataccccaatatagaccccaatatatatatatataccccaatatagaccctaatatatatatatataccccaatatagaccctaatatatatatatataccccaatatagaccctaatatatatatatataccccaatatagaccctaatatatatatataccccaatatagaccctaatatatatatatataccccaatatagaccctaatatatatatatataccccaatatagaccctaatatatatatatataccccaatatagaccctaatatatatatataccccaatatagaccctaatatatatatatataccccaatatagaccctaatatatatatatataccccaatatagaccctaatatatatatatataccccaatatagaccctaatatatatatatataccccaatatagaccctaatatatatatatataccccaatatagaccccaatatatatatataccccaatatagaccctaatatatatatatataccccaatatagaccctaatatatatatatataccccaatatagaccctaatatatatatatataccccaatatagaccctaatatatatatatataccccaatatagaccctaatatatatatatataccccaatatagaccctaatatatatatatataccccaatatagatcctaatatatatatatataccccaatatagaccccaatatatatatataccccaatatagaccccaatatatatatataccccaatatagaccctaatatatatatatataccccaatatagaccccaatatatatatataccccaatatagaccccaatatatatatatataccccaatatagaccctaatatatatatatataccccaatatagaccccaatatatatatatataccccaatatagaccccaatatatatatataccccaatatagaccccaatatatatatatataccccaatatagaccccaatatatatatataccccaatatagaccctaatatatatatatataccccaatatagatcctaatatatatatatataccccaatatagatcctaatatatatatatataccccaatatagaccccaatatatatatataccccaatatagaccccaatatatatatataccccaatatagaccctaatatatatatatatataccccaatatagaccccaatatatatatataccccaatatagaccccaatatatatatataccccaatatagaccctaatatatatatatataccccaatatagaccccaatatatatatatataccccaatatagaccccaatatatatatataccccaatatagaccccaatatatatatatataccccaatatagaccccaatatatatatataccccaatatagaccctaatatatatatatataccccaatatagaccctaatatatatatataccccaatatagaccctaatatatatatatataccccaatatagaccctaatatatatatataccccaatatagaccctaatatatatatatataccccaatatagaccccaatatatatatataccccaatatagaccccaatatatatatataccccaatatagaccctaatatatatatatataccccaatatagaccctaatatatatatatatataccccaatatagaccctaatatatatatataccccaatatagaccctaatatatatatataccccaatatagaccctaatatatatatatataccccaatatagaccccaatatatatatataccccaatatagaccccaatatatatatataccccaatatagaccctaatatatatatatataccccaatatagaccccaatatatatatataccccaatatagaccccaatatatatatataccccaatatagaccctaatatatatatatataccccaatatagaccccaatatatatatatataccccaatatagaccccaatatatatata includes the following:
- the LOC139248889 gene encoding uncharacterized protein, translating into MLGLLPPLSARGAPEPGGGTRSPETEAAAQTQPQAQGELRARTQAQAQTAAQAQAQGELRARHRLDCEAGVMCCHFNQQGQLLAVGLMNGSIR